The genomic DNA CGCCAAGGAGACCCAGACCTATGTCGAGCGCATCCATCATTGGCACAAAGAAATAAGAGGGGGGCGGTGATGCCTGCATGGGTGTCCGCAATCGTATCTGCCGTGACCGGTCTGTTCTCCGGGGCTGGCTCTCTCTCCTCGGTCGCCAAGTGGGTGGGCCTAGGCATAGGTACGCTGGCCGTTGTCCTGCTCATCGTTTGGCTCGGGTGGTCCAGATCCAGCCTCAAGGCTGACCTGGCAGTGGCCCAAGCAGATCTTGCCGCCGTCACCACGGCCTTGGACTCAAACCGTGCCGCCCTCGACGAGCTCAGGGCAGCCGCCGCGACCCAGGCCACGGCCCTAGCTGAACGGGACAGACAGATTTCGAAGATCAACGCGCAGGCCAAGGAATGGCGGCGCAAGTGGCAGGAGGCTCTCCGCAATGACAAGACTACTCGTGAATGGGCTGATGGTCCTTTGCCTGACGCTGTGCGCGGCATGCTCCGGTAGGCCCAAGGTGGTGACTGTGACCGAGGTCGTGCGCGTGGTCCCACCGGCCCACCTTATGGCGCCGACGCCGCTCCCTAGCTGCGCTTCGGCCTCCACGAATGGCGATCTTTTGCAGTGCGCCCAGGAACGCCTTGAGGCGCTGCAGCGCGCCAATGCTGACAAGGAAGCCATCGCCAGGACAGTCGAGGTAAGGCCGTGACTCCGCCCATGGAAGAAAGCGCCCGCGACTTGCTGGTGCGGATCGACGAGCGGGTCAAGGCCATTCAGATTGACATCAAGGACATCAACGAGACCCGGTCATGTGCGAGTCATGGCGTGAAGATAAG from Pseudodesulfovibrio aespoeensis Aspo-2 includes the following:
- the lysC gene encoding Rz1-like lysis system protein LysC; translated protein: MVLCLTLCAACSGRPKVVTVTEVVRVVPPAHLMAPTPLPSCASASTNGDLLQCAQERLEALQRANADKEAIARTVEVRP